Proteins encoded by one window of Martelella endophytica:
- a CDS encoding AraC family transcriptional regulator, with protein sequence MPRLETSIAMTSVRGIGPLPALIDRREGRYAADHVFSEVGLPVDVAREADRMLPLNSLIALYEAAAAMTGDPLFGLKAGQEMIDDYGTWVDYSRTAPTLRACLARASKAIEYHQTGTELALSTNGGQTLYSYRIFGKRPADRLQHLQHTIPALLKTFQVYTGDDWRPDWIELDVDYDQRVEEVAKMLRVPIRHGSAAMSFAFSPALLDRPQQCQNASTSLIRRHHLKYMVTKGPPRTFSSLVRETIHIDLLVGAAQIDTVAYRLGLGPRTLQRRLRAESSTYRQLVTEVRIERAKALLVNTDMPVTEIAHLLGYSDSTHLTRAFSQRVGLPPSTFRKVSTNE encoded by the coding sequence ATGCCTCGATTGGAAACTTCAATCGCCATGACCTCGGTTCGGGGCATCGGCCCGCTTCCCGCGCTGATCGACAGACGCGAAGGCCGTTATGCCGCCGATCATGTTTTTTCCGAAGTGGGCCTGCCAGTCGATGTGGCGCGGGAAGCCGACCGGATGTTGCCGCTCAATAGCCTGATCGCGCTTTACGAGGCCGCCGCCGCTATGACCGGCGATCCGCTGTTCGGACTGAAGGCGGGACAGGAAATGATCGACGACTATGGCACCTGGGTCGACTATTCGCGCACGGCCCCCACACTGCGCGCATGTCTGGCGCGTGCTTCTAAGGCAATAGAATACCATCAGACCGGCACTGAGCTGGCGCTGTCGACCAACGGTGGGCAGACGCTTTATTCCTATCGCATCTTTGGAAAGCGACCTGCCGATCGTCTGCAGCATCTGCAACACACGATCCCCGCCTTGCTCAAGACGTTTCAGGTTTATACCGGCGACGACTGGAGGCCGGACTGGATCGAACTGGATGTCGACTATGATCAACGCGTCGAGGAAGTTGCGAAAATGCTCCGTGTCCCAATCCGCCATGGCAGTGCGGCCATGTCGTTCGCCTTCTCTCCGGCACTTCTTGATCGGCCGCAGCAGTGCCAGAATGCAAGTACGTCTCTAATCCGGCGCCATCATTTGAAATACATGGTGACAAAGGGTCCGCCCAGAACGTTTTCGTCACTCGTGCGCGAGACGATCCATATCGATCTTTTAGTAGGTGCAGCGCAAATCGATACAGTGGCATATCGTCTTGGTCTTGGACCAAGAACCCTGCAGCGCAGGTTACGGGCAGAATCCAGCACCTATCGGCAGCTTGTTACCGAAGTACGGATAGAGCGGGCCAAGGCGCTGCTCGTCAACACTGACATGCCGGTGACCGAGATCGCCCATCTACTCGGATATAGCGATTCCACACATCTGACGCGCGCATTTTCGCAGCGCGTGGGCTTGCCCCCCAGCACCTTCCGAAAGGTGTCTACCAACGAATGA